The Metarhizium brunneum chromosome 5, complete sequence sequence GATGATATGATGACTATTTACTGCATATATCGTGGCGGGGACAATATATATACCCTTGAATCCGGAGGTGTGACGGTGGAACAGTACTATTGCTTCAACCTACAATGCGTTCTACATCAGTGTTGAAAGCTATATCTGACCCGCGGGCTTCAATGAATAGAAGGGTGAGGGATGTATTCCTTCGTCTTGAATTGGTGCTGGGGGCTGACTGCCTTCGGGTAGTCGTACAAAAAAAGTGACATACGCACGATTCCTCATGTTTTAAGTTTATACTCGAATAGTCTGTGCCGTAGCGGCATTGGGGGGTAGGGGTCTTTTTTCGAATCGATAGCTTCACTGTCGCCGACACTTATACATTGCGTGCTTAAACACACACCGAGCTTCCATGTAATGAACGTTTTGTGTACTCACGAGATCCTCCCCGAAAGGAATGCTCCAATACGCTAGAAGACTTCTTAGCATgccaggaaaaaaaaagaaaacgaaaaaaagaGTAAAGGTTATTCCGTATAAATTATTCCTACCATTTAGGGTAGGACACAACTTAAttgccatcaccaccgtcaaCGGAGAGAAGCTCCACGCCACCAACCAAGCGGCTCCTATCCCGTCCCTGCTCCCATGCCCCACCTGACTTtatcccaccagaccaccGCCAACCGCACCCATCATATGTCTACTGCGACATCTTTTATTTCAGCTCTTTTCCTGCTGCGAAACACCACCCTCGTCATTGCAAGATCGACGAAGTACTGGCGCAGGTCAGCCAGTCCGCTCTAGAGGACGGATATCGCCGGATATACACGTGCCACCGCTGGCAAAATCCGCCAGAATGCCATACTTCAAGTCGAGCCAGGAATGGCTTGAGCAATCCACGCTTCTCCTCGAGGCTAGACCTTCTACCGTACGTGCCATCGCTCGACACCGAGCTTGTATTTGCGCCGAAGCCGGTTTCCACGACCTACCAAAAGAGGCATACAGGCACTGAGTGACAGGGAGCGGGTTAGCTGACGCCCGACGTTTACAGACTCGCATTACCACAAAATACTCCATACAGCCCGTCAAATCACGGAAAAGGAAAGCGGATGACGCCGATGGAGATACGCCCGTCAATGACGCCCCGAACCCCCCCCGCGGAAGCCTGGTTATAAAGACATATGATCCCGTCAGTGGCGTCACGCTCAAGTACCGCAccaccaaggctgccgaggtCTCGCGTCTGGTCTACTCGTCTCTGGGGCGACTGGGTCGGGCAATGGCTGCCGTGCCTCTCGATGTTCCGGAGGAGGCTATGCCAGATGCATccggtggtggtggtggtggtgctgacGGCGGTGACGGAGACAACAAGGGCAGCGGTGCGGCCACGCCAGCGTCGCAACAACCGCAGGGCCAACAGGCACAACAAGGTGGCggcaaaaagaagaagaagggtagAAAATAGGCGTCAAGAAAGAGGCCGATTACCGTGGGTTGCAGGCTGGGGAAGGAATGAGAACAACGAGCACGACTATTGCCAGGCCCAGTGGgaggacaaggccaccaAACTAAAAACAGTTGGAATTAACGCCTGTTTGATCCAACTACCTACACTCAGGGAATGCGCAGGACATATCTTGCCAGACTGATCAGATCTCCATTTCCAATGCACGTTTATTATGCAAAATATGGGTTTAGCGTGCTACAATACATCATGATCCCATCTATCCATTCAATACGGCACTTTCCGCGTGCCTGGTCGTACAAAAAAAACCGCAAAACCCCCAACGCCGGCCATTATTATGGATCTTAGTGACCTTCCCAAACAATACCAAAAAGGACCAACAAGCCAATTCAGTAAACCCCCCCTCCGTTATCTGCGCCTGAAGTGGCTTTGCAAATATACAATTCATATGACAAAGGGAAAACGGtacacttttttttctgaAATTCCAAGTGGCTGTCGTCTGTGAACCAGCTTAGAATTCGTCGTCAAAGGTGAAGTCACCGCCGTCTTTATTTTCATCGGAAACAGTACCGTCTTCTTTCTTGGAAGCGCTGgccaaaacaccagcctTTTGGTAGTCACCAACTCTCTTTTCAAAGAAGTTGGTCTTGCCGCCAAGAGAAATGTTTTCCATGAAGTCGAAGGGATTGGACGTTTTGTACACCTTCTCGTTTCCAAGAGCGACCAACAAACGATCAGCAACGAATTCAATGTACTGCTTCATCAAATTGGAGTTCATGCCAAGTAGAGCGCAGGGCAGAGCCTCAGTCAAAAATTCTTGCTCAATAGCGACAGCGTCTGTAATGATGTCGTAGATGACTTGCTTGCTAGCGCGATTCTTGAGGTGGGAATGCAGGAGGCAGGCAAAGTCAGTGTGCAGACCCTCATCACGAGAGATGAGCTCGTTGGAGAAGGTCAGACCTGGCATGAGACCGCGCTTCTTCAGCCAGAAGATAGAGGCGAATGCACcactgaagaagatgccctCAACAGCAGCGAACGCGACGAGACGCTGAGCGAAGGTAGACTCCTTGTCCTGGATCCATCGGATGGCCCAGTCGGCCTTCTTGCGGATACAAGGAACTAGCTTGAGTTAGCAGCGGATCGGAAATAGTAGCGCGCGTGAACATACTGGTATCAATGGCATTGAATAAGTAGGTGCGTTGGGCATTCTCTTTGATGTAGGTATCGATCAGCAATGAGTAGGTTTCTGAGTGGATGTTCTCCATCATAATTTGGAAGCCGTAGAAGCAGCGGGCCTCGGGGATCTGAACCTCGCCGCTGAAGCGCTCGACCAGATTCTCGTTGACGATACCATCTGAGGCAGCGAAGAAAGCCAGGATATGAGAAATGAAATATTTTTCGTCGTCATTCAGACGGTTGTTCCAGTCGTGCAGATCTTTGGAGAGATCAATCTCCTCGGCCGTCCAGAAAGAAGCTTCAGCTTTCTTGTACATTTGCCAGATCTAATTGTACCCACTCATGTTAGACCCAGCCATGCAAACACCACTTTACGCGTCTTGACGCGTCACGTACCTCGTGATACTTGATAGGGAACAAAACGAAGCGCTGAGGATTCTCTTGGAGAAGAGGCTCATCGACTTCTGCTTTGATGCCAGGGGCGACTGCGGCCGatttgtcgtctttcttgcTCTCAATCTTGGACTCGTGCTCAGCGTCGACCTGCTCAGCAAgggcagcgacggcagccTCATCGAGAGGCTTGTTCTCTTTGTCGGCGACACCAAAATCCAATTTCTTAACCGGCGACTCCATCTTCAGCGAATCAATGGCTGAAGCAGCCTGGAAACGCGGTTAGCTTCTTAACAATGAAGGGTAGATGGCGACGGGCGCGTCAGTGCCAGCCATGACTGCGACTCACCTGCTTGGAGGGGGTGATCTGGGTAGTCATTGTGATGTATATGATGTTATGTGAGGGAATGTATGACAATTATAGGCAAGGAGCAATCACAACGAAGAAATTGGGCTTGAACTCGGCCTGAGAAGATGGTTTGAGGACGCGATGGTGAGAGAGGGCGTTAATGGGTAAATGGTGGCGCCAGAGCTTTTTGTACTAAACTTGAGCCAAACGTAGAGGTGCGTAGTCACGTGTGCCAGACGCGTCGAAACGTGTTTTTAGTGGGGGAAACGCGGCCGAGAGGTCGGGAGTACGTACCCAAGTATCGAGGTGGAGCCTTCGCGGGTACAAGCTTGGTACCTGCGCCCGCACTGAGGGTCCTCCTGTCGCACGCTCGAGCGCTTGGTTGCCCTGGCTTGTGCATACCAGCCACCGATTTAAATGGGCTTGCAGGGAACAACATGTGCAGAGGCTCGTCGCGTCCAAGTATTGCCACTACTGGCTCGAAGCCGTCGTCATGATTTGCAGTTTATCAATCAGCAAACAAACACCCACTTCTCGTGCCTGTAAGACGGAACCCCTGCATTGCCGTCGACTTTGGCGGAGCTCGGGATGGCGTCTCGGAGATGACCTGACGCTGCGCGACTCGCAAGCCGAGACATGTGCTTTATTCCCTTAGCCAGCACTCAGAAAAATACTCGGTACCTgagcatgtacatactactaccGTCTTCACGCCCCCTTTGAACCAGGGGAGATCAGTcgctggtacggagtaatcgGCAAGCAAGCGTTATCAGATCTTGCCAATGTGGAGACAATTACCATGGGCCACGGCAAATTGTACCATCGTGTGTCTCGGAGGATTGATAAATGCTGCCTTTGTCCTTTACAGTACGCAGAGTGTTTGACTGAGCCGTCCACTCCGATGCAATAATTCTGCGAAAATACCATATGGTACAAATTGAGGTGCCTACTGACTACAAGAAATCGATCCCGACAAGGTGGTACTGAAACTTATAGTATTATCGTTCTACCTATTTGGCCATGTGGCTTCTTGTTACCTGCTTCCATCTCAACATCAAACAAAGACATTCAAACGTAGTACACACTTGCTTGCTAAACCCTGGTACATATATGCAAAAGCCCCGATAATCATCTGCCTTGTGTTTTCCCCCGTCAATTTCAATCATCAGTCAAGTCGTTTATCAAGTCCAAAGCTCTAGCCTTATGCGTCATTAAGTCATTTCTTTCCCAGGCTGCGTTCAGTATGGAAAAGGCAACCCGAGTTTATCTTCGGCCAGATCGTTTCTTTGTGGACCGATGGCCATCCGGGAATTCACCAGGGGCAATGATGCCGTCGTGGTATCGGCGCTCATCCCTCTGAACCCTCGAGTCCTCTCGGCGCATCCCTTTGCCCTGACGTCGGCCATCTTCTGCGCGGGCGTGATCGGGCAGGTGTCCCGTCTTGCGTAAATTTTTCTCTGCCCTCTCTCTCAGGAAATCTTCGAGAAGGAGAGCGTTCCGTGTATTGCCTCTGTAGATTGCCTCTGCCCCGGGAACCAGCCCAATGATGAAATCAATGGCTACGTTGACCATCATGTGCAACTTTACCGACGCTGGGAGGCCACCTTCAACCTTGCAGCATTTTCTGAAGACTGACAGCGACATTAGTCCGTCGATGGCATCTCCAATTCTGTTGCTCGATGTTAGCAAATATTTTGACATGAGTTTTGATGGAACTTGACGCAAGGACTCACCCGGGAATTATGCCAATCACTGTGCTCCATCCAAAACCAACTCCGAATATTGTGAACAACGACCAGTCCAAGTGATGAACTCTTCTCCTTACTCCCACCAAAACCTTGGCATCATGCTCCGAGAGACCAGGAGGCAATTTGCGTTTCTGCTTCACCTGCTTGCCGGTGGGCTCTCCGTTGCGTTTTGTGCCAGGAACTTTTTCGTAGTAAGGGTCCTATTCCCGTATTAGTAGAATTCCTTCCCTTCGAGACCGCGCATGTTGATGACAGGCGTGGCATAATCAGTATGGTGTCCTCGAAAGGAAACATGGACTTACTCCTTGACCGAACTTGTCCTGTAACTGTTTGCCTAGAAATTTCCTGGCAGCCGTCTTTGCGATGTACGAGGTCATGGTAGGCGTACGTACAGGAGGCGCCCCGAGACTGGCAGGCTGAGATTGAGGAAGCCAAAATTGTGTGCAAAGATGAAATCAAAAATGAGCCCGGACGCCCTTATGTAGATGTTCGGCGAGAGCTTTTTGTGAACTTTCTGGACTTGGTTCCTGGGATTGGATGCCTCTGATGCAGGCGCCAATGATGTAATCTATTCGTTCAGTGTTGGCCCGAAAGCTTGTTTCAGCGACCTGGTGTGCCTGTGCCACGAGCGCGGCGTTTGCATGCGGCCCCCCTTGTCGGGGCCTCCTCTCCCTGTTTGTCGTTGCATGTGTGGCCGAGGAGGCAAACGGCTCCCTCCCAGCGGCAGCCCAAGCACCGCCACACCCTTGggcacggagtacgtaccTAGTAGCTACCGGCTTGTGGCTACAGCTACCTCGGACGTTGTGGCGAAACCGTTGCCAGTCAAGACGTCGCACTGTAGACCCTGACTCTGTGCAGTGCATGGAACTGAGTCCGAGACTCTCCTTGTCTCCTCTTCAGTTGCACCCTCGAAGCACAGTGCGTCTGCTCCTCCAATCACCGGTTATCCTCCCTCCAGCCCCTCCGCTCCACGGCTCGTTCGCCTCCATCGACGATTGCCAGCCCAACCGACGAAGCTGTTCTGGTGACTTTGACCACCGAGTAGCTCGACAATCGAGATTCATTTTGCCTGTTCCCCCCCAACACCGCGATCACGCAACCTGCAACTCAGGGAAAATTGCTCTTCATCTGAAGGATTCTGCTATCCATTCGTCCCGACTTTTCAAGGTGGCGCTTGTGCTTTTCCAGAACAGACCGACCCGCTTCTGCGCGCTCTCTGGAACCTGCTGCGACCACCTTCCCGTGCTTCCCTTGAACTCCGACCATGACAAGCATCCCTTCATACCTACGACTTGAAGAGGATTGTTTAGAAAAACCGTGAGCGAGGGAGGTCTTGGTCGATTCATCGACGCAACCTGTTGTTACGTACGCCGTGTACATCCGGGGCATGGGCGATAAGCCAAAGCGGCACAATGGCAGCGACCGAGATGCAGCTCGAAGACTGTATGTTATGACGGGCACCAACATCTGGGACCTCTGCGCCTATCCCGCGGCACATGTTAACTTGAACTCTCGATTATAGGGCTGGACGACCTCTGCGTCCGCTTCATCATCAATCTTCCTCAAGAAGATCTCTCTTCTGTTGCCCGAATATGCTTCCAAGTCGAGGAGGCGCAATGGTTCTATGAAGATTTCATCAGGCCACTTGACCCGACTTTGCCTTCAATGTCGCTGAGGACCTTTTGCCTGCGAATCTTTCAACATTGCCCGTTGCTTGCATCCTTCTCCGTTGAGAACCATACCAAGGCATTCGAGGAGTTCCTTCAGTACAAGACCCGAGTCCCAGTCAGAGGCGCTATCATGCTCAACCATGCCATGGACTCTGTGGTATTGGTCAAGGGCTGGAAAAAAGGAGCGAACTGGAGTTTCCCGCGCGGTAAGATCAAcaaagatgaggatgatCTAGATTGTGCCATCCGCGAGGTTTATGAGGAGACTGGTCTTGATCTTCGTGCCGCCGGTCTCGTACCCACTGAGAAGAAGCCCAAATATATTGAGATTTCAATGAGGGAGCAGCAGTTACGGCTTTACGTTTTCCGGGACATTCCTATGGATACCAAGTTCCAACCGCGGACTCGCAAGGAAATCAGCAAAATCCAATGGTACAAGCTATCAGAACTTCCCGCGTTCCGCAAGAAAGGCGCCCAAAACCAGAATGATACTGGTAATGGACCAGCTGTGAACAAGTTCTACATGGTTGCCCCATTCCTTGTCCCCCTGAAAAAATGGATTTATTCGCAAAAGAAATTGAACGACAAAAGAGCAACAAGCGGAGCCCATGGCCATTTACCCCATTACCCAGCCGTTGACGAGGTCGCCACAACCGAAGACGATACATGGGCACCCGGTAACCCTGAGAAGCAATCACATGTGCCTGCTATTGAAACCCTCGATGGGGCAACCCAAGAGCTACAGAGGCTGTTGAAAATGCAGCCTCCTACTCAGGGGCTCCAATCCCCGCCCCAAGAAGATAAAGGCACAGCTCTCCTCTCGATTCTTCAATCTAATGCTAGTCGTCCGGCACCGCCGACTCACCAGAACGTTCCATTGCCGCACACTCCTCTGGATGCTACGATATCCGAACCTCCTCAACCACGGAATCCCCATCACCACGCTAATTTGAATCCCATCCATGTTCAGTCACACCAGCCTCCGCCTTCTTTCCCGTATGCTCCAGACCATGAAACTGTGTCCTGGAATCCGAACCAGCCGCCCCACTCGCAGCAACATCATATCGATACGACCAGAAATCAGCAACCAGGCCAGTACCAACTTCCGTCGGCTCACTCACAGACCCCGCGACGCCAGGCCCAAGAATCGATGCTTCAGAATGACTCATTCCAGAATCAACCTGCGCTTCAGCTTGTCGGGACCCTGCCAAATATTGCAACCGGGCTTGCGTCATTGACTAGTCTACAGAACAGTCAGATGTCTGCTAGTCCTGGATCCGCGAAACTTAGCGGAGCATCCCTTGCTCTTCTCAATGCTTTCAAACGGGATACTGGGACTACGCAGGAAAACCAAGCCGTTATGAACCCACCAGGTACTGGTCATGCCGCTCCGCCTAGTGCTCAAAGTTCCCCGTATTATAGTACATCCATTCCCTCGCTTAATCTCCTGGGCGACCATTCGAGTCGTCCTGCAGAGCAAACAAATGTCTCAGAATTGGTTGGGTCTTCTGTCCAGCCCAAAGGAGATCCGCATCGCTCTGCTCTTCTGGACATGTTTAAAAAGAGCCCTCCAAATACTACAGCAAACCAATCCCAGGTTGGAGCTACGCAGGAAAATCGACATGAAATCACCAAACAATCCACAGGACAGCCAGAACAGGGCGAACATATGTTCCTCCGGCAATTTCAGGCCAATCGTGGCCCACCTAACGAGCACCTCTCTCTTGAGCAGCCGACTCTTCAGtccaagtcaagtcaaccAGCTTTGCCCTCGCCTCATGTTGGAGAGAGCCCAAGCGCCCATCATCACAAGTACCAATATTCTCAGCcaccgcagccgcagccgcagccgcaacaACCTGCTCGATCGCCACTTGTCTCTGGTCACGGACAACCGCCTCAGCCACCCCGCATCCTTCAACGGGGGCAGCGTCTCGACGATATCTCTTCCACGGCCCGTCAACGCGAATTGTCTCCAAAAACCTCCCCATTTGGCGCGCAGAATGGTGCACATCGCTTTCCTACGGCTGCCCCCGAGTCTTCCCTGATAGCCAACACTGGGGATCACACCCGCCGCCCTGATGATACTCGCGAACAAAAGCAACAGCTGTTATCTTTATTTGGAAAGCAACAAATCCCAGGAGGCACAGCACCAGCTTCTGGAACGGATTCTAGACAAGGCGCCGACCCTCCATCGCCGAGAGTCTCATCAATGGCATCTAGAGGCGGGGAGACGCCCATCTCCCCTGCTGAACAAACCTTCTTGTTGGACTATTTGCAGTCTGTTACCAATAATGCCGGACGTCGATAATTTTGCGAGCGTTCGTTGTATCAAGCACCTTTATTGCGTCTTAACTACATCACTGCATGGGATGGAACCGTTTTTGTTGGGGAACAATCTATGCTATGCTTGGCATAATACCATGAGCAGCGAAGTATAATCATTGGGGGATTAAACATTTAGCACTAAAAACCCTTGTACAGTGTTTAAGTCGCAATACAACGTCGGCAGATTTGGCTATCTCCTTGTGCACCATATTGTCGTGAAATAACCTTATCTCCTTCGCCCAGACATTCTCAACTCGATGTGTGTAGCTCATTAATTCGTCACTTTTCCGTTACAATCTCATGCGCCCTTTTCTATCTCGTCTCTCCATCAAAATCGACCAAGCTGAACACCTTCTCCATTAAGCCCCCCGCTGTTTGATAAGACCGCTAGTTTCGTCCGGGATACCCGCCTTGAAAACTTTACTCATCATCAAAAGAAAGCAGCTGAAAGCGATTCGAAGCTGAGATGTTTGTGCCTTTGACTGCTGGTGCTTGAATTACCGGCTTCTGTGAACGCACTGGCATTTTGTGCAGCGGCTGGGCACATTCGTCAACGCCCCATTCGATGCGGGAGGTGCCTTTGTATTTTCTAGGAATCGGTATAAATATAATTGTATTTGAGAACAGAAAAGGTCTACTAGACCTCAAATTACCTAGTGGGGAGAGGGGAATAAACTTACAGCCGACTCATCATGCAAGTGCGAGCGaacatggcagcagcaactgaGTTGGTGCTGATAAAACAATGCCCTCCCATGAACTGAATCTGTACAACCACAAGGTTATGTATGTGCTCTAGGTCGTTGCGTATTTCCTGTTCGGTGAGATTAGGGTTGCAGTAGCGGATGACAAGATTGCGGCATGCCCCTAGAGCAATTTTGTGTGCAACGTGACCGGCTACAATGAATTGGCGGTCGTCCCATCTAATATCGACCTATACTCCGCATGAGTTAGCATATGGTAGACCTTACTTGCCAAAAGGGACAACCTTTGTATTCTTAATGTACAGTCCGTTGGCCTGGACATACTGATAGAAGGCGTGAGCATCGCTTGAGTGGAGAAAGGACAGGGCAACCATGTTATCCCTGGCTCGAAAATATATGTTGACAATAAGCCCCCCCCTCACGATAGACGTGACATCTGCAATAGTAGTGCCTTCTGCAAGGTTCAGAAGCTGAACTGTTCGGGTGGCTGTTGGTTCCACTACGGGCTTCGAGGTGGTGTGTGCCAGCAGGGCTCCAGCATCGTCGCCGTCCATGCTGTCGTTTTCTGAATCGGTAGAAGAGTTGCTGGCTGATTCAGAGTCGTTGATTTTGGTTCCGTCGCCAGTAGACAGATTTGAATACGAGTTCGTGTACGGTAGGAAAGCATATGGTCTCGCATGACTACCCCGGGATGATCGTTCGTGAGCTAGATCCGAGCCGCCAGGACCATTTGTAGAGACTTGGGATCCATGGTTGATAGTATGGGGTTCGGAGGTATTAGAAGAACTTTGCGTGCTGAGAAGCTGGGCTTTTGTGAGCGATGAACATTATGTCAACCATACAGCACGTTGGTACACAAATAGAGAAGAGACATTTTGCATACCTCAATTGTTTCTCTTTGCACTCCGCCATTGATAAGATTGCGGCATAAAGTGTCTTTATGAGCACAGCCAAAAGTCAAAACCAAGAGGGGACGGCGCAAAGCTTTGAAAGAATTCCTCACCATACTGTTGGGCAGACCTAACAAGACTCGCATATTCATGTCGAGTAATTTGAAGGACTGGAAGCCTGAAGTCGGGGTCTGCCGCCGGCAGAGACATTCTCTACTTACGATGAAGCATCGAGGAGAGTTTAGCAGTTGAAAATGCGTTGAAGagctgccgccgaggagctACGTACtgctgacatctggaagtATATCACCTGATGACTGCTTAATGGCAGCTTCAGGACAGAAAGAAAAGCAAAGCGCGGATGAAACGCAGAGAGCAGGCGAAAGAAGATGAAAGGATAAAGTTAGGCTGCAGTTGCCAGATGCTTTTACAAATGAACAAGGCAACTGACAGCTGTTGACGCTCACGTGCATATGCAAGAAGACCGGCCCAGACAAGCAAAGCCGGCCTCCACGTTTCTTAGGTGGTGTTGACCATAATGGCATGAACGGCTCATtagaaaaagagagagagaagagagagagaaaaaaaattaaaaatgAAAACGAAGAGGagcaaagcaaagaaaaggaaagcaCTGGACTATTCATTATACAAGGGCGCTCGGCCACATCAAGCTGAGCTGATTACTTcatttgtacggagtacatgagACGAACCTTGACATCGGGTCTGTCCAGCCTGTTCCAGTCCCTGATACCTCAGTAGTCTGCAAATGTAAATATTTGTGCACCTGCGCAACAGTGAATCAACCCATGGAGCCACAAGCAGTCGGGCGCCGTGGTTGATGTCAATACTTTATGTCTTGAGCAGGTAGACAGACACAGCCCTGTGAGTCGGGCTTCGAGAGCCAAGCAAACGTGCTTTAGGAATGGACTCTCAGGCACCACCAGTCGCTTACTTAAGTGTATGAGAAGGCGTAGCCTTGCAAGTGCCGATTGGTCCTCTTGTATTTGATCAAGACATGAGTTCAGTCGAGGCTTGACAAGCTGCGAGCATCATCGCTCGACAGTAGCCACATTGGCACCAAGTTGAACAAGCTATGCATGGCATGGGGAAATCCCTATTACATTTGAcgaatgtacggagtatgcacAGAGCCAAATAAGGCTGGCATGGGAAGCTGAAACCGCCAGAGGCTACGGAGTCCCTTCGAGCCTACATGAAGGCCAGAGGAGGGTTTGCTTGAGGACATTGAGCTCACGGTGTGAAAGAGTCAGGTCTAATGCAATGATGTAAGTCCAAGGGCGGGCGTGAGGTGACAGGCCCGGGACATTAAACTTGGCAAATAATCTTCCAGAGATGGATCAAGGCCAGAAGGAGCAGCAACTTTGGGGTGCCAGTCGTCCCACCGGGCAGCAACGTGGCCACAATCCCATCACCCGACATGCGAGGACAGTTGCAAGTGGACATGTTGGCAACCCGTTGACTATTCCCGCCGTGGCTCGCACGTTATCTTGTAGTATTGTAGCACGTACACTGGATGATGGGACACAGCGAACGCCTGATGCCGATGGGATCCGATAAcagcagcatcatggcagctACTGGGTTGGCAGACTAGATGCAAGGATTTGCCTGTGGCCTGGCAGGCATGAGACGCAAAAGAGGGTCGAGTTGAAAACACGAGGTCACGTGCACCGTATTGGCGTCTGTGGCCACCCACCACGCCCCTTCAAACCGTTCTAAAtaggtctggtctggtttgttGTTATTTTTGCAGCGGGCGGGCGGTGCAAGCCAAGCATGTGCGCGAGGTGGCCGAGGGGAAAATGCATCATGGACAGTGCAGGCCAGCGAGTTCCCTCCTCAGTCACTTACGGCCCTCCGCTGGCGTTTTTACTTGGTACGCAGCTGGGGCCATCATTACTAGCCAAAGCTGTGCCTGTCCTGGCCcggaaacaaaaaaaaaactcaaaaaGCAGAAAAGCAGCCCGGTCCCCATGCGGAGTTCTGCAGTGCTTCAAGCCATCGTAAATACCAAATGTATGATTGTGG is a genomic window containing:
- the rnr-2 gene encoding Ribonucleoside-diphosphate reductase small chain — encoded protein: MTTQITPSKQAASAIDSLKMESPVKKLDFGVADKENKPLDEAAVAALAEQVDAEHESKIESKKDDKSAAVAPGIKAEVDEPLLQENPQRFVLFPIKYHEIWQMYKKAEASFWTAEEIDLSKDLHDWNNRLNDDEKYFISHILAFFAASDGIVNENLVERFSGEVQIPEARCFYGFQIMMENIHSETYSLLIDTYIKENAQRTYLFNAIDTIPCIRKKADWAIRWIQDKESTFAQRLVAFAAVEGIFFSGAFASIFWLKKRGLMPGLTFSNELISRDEGLHTDFACLLHSHLKNRASKQVIYDIITDAVAIEQEFLTEALPCALLGMNSNLMKQYIEFVADRLLVALGNEKVYKTSNPFDFMENISLGGKTNFFEKRVGDYQKAGVLASASKKEDGTVSDENKDGGDFTFDDEF
- the dcp2 gene encoding mRNA decapping complex subunit 2, with protein sequence MAATEMQLEDWLDDLCVRFIINLPQEDLSSVARICFQVEEAQWFYEDFIRPLDPTLPSMSLRTFCLRIFQHCPLLASFSVENHTKAFEEFLQYKTRVPVRGAIMLNHAMDSVVLVKGWKKGANWSFPRGKINKDEDDLDCAIREVYEETGLDLRAAGLVPTEKKPKYIEISMREQQLRLYVFRDIPMDTKFQPRTRKEISKIQWYKLSELPAFRKKGAQNQNDTGNGPAVNKFYMVAPFLVPLKKWIYSQKKLNDKRATSGAHGHLPHYPAVDEVATTEDDTWAPGNPEKQSHVPAIETLDGATQELQRLLKMQPPTQGLQSPPQEDKGTALLSILQSNASRPAPPTHQNVPLPHTPLDATISEPPQPRNPHHHANLNPIHVQSHQPPPSFPYAPDHETVSWNPNQPPHSQQHHIDTTRNQQPGQYQLPSAHSQTPRRQAQESMLQNDSFQNQPALQLVGTLPNIATGLASLTSLQNSQMSASPGSAKLSGASLALLNAFKRDTGTTQENQAVMNPPGTGHAAPPSAQSSPYYSTSIPSLNLLGDHSSRPAEQTNVSELVGSSVQPKGDPHRSALLDMFKKSPPNTTANQSQVGATQENRHEITKQSTGQPEQGEHMFLRQFQANRGPPNEHLSLEQPTLQSKSSQPALPSPHVGESPSAHHHKYQYSQPPQPQPQPQQPARSPLVSGHGQPPQPPRILQRGQRLDDISSTARQRELSPKTSPFGAQNGAHRFPTAAPESSLIANTGDHTRRPDDTREQKQQLLSLFGKQQIPGGTAPASGTDSRQGADPPSPRVSSMASRGGETPISPAEQTFLLDYLQSVTNNAGRR